The nucleotide sequence AGAGGGTGCTGTGAAGTCTCGCCCCGTACGAGCCGCCTGTgtgacacagctgctctgtgctggctgccagagcaATGAGCCATCGCTGCGGGGACATGCAGCCCCGGCCGTCACCCTGGGAAGGTCCCTTTCCCGTCCTGtccttcccatccctctgctccagcagctgattTCCAGGGCACTTGGTGGGCTTGCAgtgctctccaggctgcctgGGGATGGCCCCGGGGGGCGGCGGCAGCTCGCTGACCTGAAACCAGCGTGTGCCATGCCCGGGGCTCGCTGCCTTCACCCACCTCCCAGTGAGCCTTTGAAGAGACACCGAGGAGCTCAGCAAGCCAGGGGAGCGCTTCCCCGCGGGGCTGCCCCGATGCCCCGCACACTCCCAGTTCCAAGGAGCAAGATGGAGATGGATCGCACGGAGGGAGACTGCGAGGGCAGGGGTGCATCCTGTGCCCGGCGCAGGGCGGCAGCGCCGCCCGGGCCCCGCTCGGCCTGAACGGGCACGGCACGGGACCGCCCGGCCCTGCCGGCTCCGGGGACTCAGACCCAAGGGCAGCGCTCGCCACCCGGGCAGCTTCGCAAAAACCTGGGGTAGCCCAGGGCCGGGTGAGACGGGCACCCTCAGCGCGGCTGCCACAGCCATCCTGTGAGCTCTCCAGCCTTCCAAGGCACTTCCTGCAGGTAAGACTTCAGAAATGCCAGGGATACCCTCGCCTGGTCCAGATTCCCGGGCTCGGTTCCGCCGGAGAGCTGTGGTGGTGCCTTGGCAGGGGACACCGCCAGCCTCGCACGGAGCTGTGCCGACCTGCCAGCCGGTTTCGCCAAATTCAGCTCGCTGGTCTTGTCCGGTGGGTTCTCCCCGGCCATCCTCAGCCCTATCCCCTATACAGAGCTCGGGAGGGGCTGGTGGGAGACAGAGGCAGCCACGAACCGGGCACCGGCGGTCTGGAACCGGGGACTGGGAACCGGGAATCAGGAACCGGGCTCTCCCCGACTGCTCCCGCGCCGCGGCgccggcgggcgggcggagggCGGCACCGGGAAGGGCGGCGGGCGGGaccccccggccccgcggagCTCctgccgccgccggccccgcagGGCTCGCGGCTCCGCTCCGGGCGCTCTCGctgcggcgggggcggcgccgAGGCAGGTgagcggcggcgcggggccgggctcgCCAGCGGGGTGCTGCGGGCTCCGCCAGCGCGGGGACCGCGGCACCGGCGGCacccggggcgggcggggacGAGGTGGGGACCCGCGGCACCGGCATCCCGGGGCGGGGTGGGGACCCGCGGCATCGGcatcctggggagctgcaggcaccGACATCCCGGGGACCCGCGGCGCTGGCATCCCGGGGCGCGGCGAGGACCTTAAGATCGGTAACACAGGGACCGGGGCACCAGCAACCCGGGTACCCGGGGTACCAGAACACACGGGCATTGCAGGGGTCAGCAGCCTGGGGTGCGTCGGGGACTCGGGGTATCGGCATCCCGGGGTGAGAGGGCAACCGGATCAGCAGCATGCAGGGATGAGCGGGGAAGCGAGGCACCCACATCCCGGGGTAAGCGGGGAGCCGCCGTGCCAGCATCCACACCCCGGGATGCTGCTGAGTGCCGGGGCGCAGGGACActcctcctcatccctctgCGTGCAGGTGTAGGGGAGTCCCTCGCCCCGGAGCCTGCCTTCCCCGGGGGCTGTATTCCCCCTCCCTGGGGAACGGAGCACGGAGGTCCCtctggagagctgtgcacgcTCAGCGTGAGACCTGGGAGTGGAGGCTGGCACAGCGCTGGGCTGTTGGTAATCACCCTCTCCTGCACCCAGGCGAGCAGGGAGTCCCCCGTCATCTCCATCTCCAGCCCTGAGCATTTTGGTGGcctctcagcacagagcagcagcttgtgctctgcctgcagggagcagtcAGTAGTGGGAATCCCCTTTCCAttctcccctctgcctgcctggcaaACCCCCGCACCGCCCAAGGCAGGGCTTGGTCCGGAGCATCTTCAAGCCCATGAGCACAGAGACGCTCGGCAATGGGgatggggctctgcagggacaatTTTGGATGACCAGAGAGCCGATGTCTCCCCAGTCCTGTCCTAGCAGATGGGGACAccaccctgcaggagctgggacgCCACCCAACCCCACGGGCCCCCTCAGGTTCTCAGCAGGAATACCCCAGTCTCATGGATGTCTTGCACAAGATCTCCTCAGTGGCCTGCAGCCACCAcccctgcacacctgggacaTGTACGGTCACAAGCCCCCGGTGACAGGGCATTTAGGGTAGGCTACAGGCAAAGGATAAGAGGTTCCTCCTCCTCTACGCATTTCTAATGGCTCCTTTGAGACAAGCCACACGACTCCCTGCTGGGAAGCCTCGCTGAGCTGTAAGTacagggttttttatttgggcTGTTAATCTAAATCCATTGTACCTGGCTGGAAAAGACCCTGTGTGCAATGCTCCCTGCACTTGCTGCATCCTCACTTGAATGTCTATTAGCACCTTCCTTCCCACTCCCCTGAGTTCCCACTGCCAGGTAGAATAAATATACATAACTTCCATTTGAAAgcctttgagaaaaaaaaaatatgttgtcAAGGGAAACTCTTCTAGCATTTCTTATAGATGTGCTtgatttgttttatattttatttttactgtcaTAAATGCATAtaccagggatttttttctccacaagATAGATATTAATTTGAACGCCCAACACCCAGCTCATACTGGGCTTGTGTAATTCTGACGGTTGTCTCAAAATAGCTTACAATATATTTCAACATCTATCAGAAAGAGACTGGCTTGATCTGTTCCTTTTTCCCAATCATTCATGGAAATTTTGGGTCAACTAAAGGAAAATTTTGCAAATTCACTTTCTCCCAGACAGACACATTTGTATTCTCTGTCTGttgtgcttttaaataaaaatcacccAAGCTTCCAAAGTGAGCTTCTGTTTCCCAGCTGATTCCCCTGCAAATGTGAATGGGGTGCAGCTTTGATGCTCCAACAGGGGAGATCACACTGGGTCCCAGCTCAAAGCCCAGTTCTGTTCTAAAGCTGAGCTTAGCTGTTCGTGAAACAAATAGGCAAGAGAGTTATAAAACTATTAATTGCTGCTTTAGATTCCTGAAAGCTGTATGTGGGCAGAAATAATTTGGTCTATTCATAAGTGAACATCATAAAGGAACATCCCTGGCAGTTCGTGACCCTTCTCCTCAGTCTGCTTccagtgcaggagggatggagggatttCCCTGGGGTACaaagctggcagagccctgacacCCACCTTTTAATTTTGAGCTGGGAGAGAGGTAGGAGCCATCCCCTTCTGGCTGTCTGGGTTTGGCACGTCTCACCCAGAGCCACAGCTATGCACTGGGGATggtctggctgagctggagcatTGCTTCAGGCTTGTCCTGCCTtcctgggctgtcctgtgccccagcccagcccccaggCCACCTTGCCTTTGATTTTGGTGGCCTGACCTTTCAGAGAGGCTGCACTATAGGGAGGGTGCAGAGAGAATCTGAGGCTGGTTTTGGGATAAGCTGGATCCCACAGATGCACCTCCAGGGGCCcccatctgtgtgtgtgtgcttatAGCCTGAATGCATGAGCATCCTTCTGGAAGGAACCTGGATTAGTCATCCCTACCCCACAGATGGGCTGTGTGATGTCTTCTCTGGAAAAGCTAATCTGACACTGAAATTCCAATTTATCCCTGAAAGAAGGGTTTACACCCCTCCTTCTCCCTTGCTTTTGGCTTAAGCATTATAAATGgatccttctccttcttccctcccgTTTGAAAGGCAAGACTTTGAGTCCATTAAGCTCTGAGGTTTATCACCAGCTGGTTGCCTCCTCCAGACGTGGTGTGCTGGAAGTGCTGGTTGTGGTACAAAGCTGTGTCTTTAAGGAGCCCCGGGCTGGGAGATGCAGTGGAGTTCACAGATGCCTTTGCCAGGCTGTTTCACACAAATCTGGCATTtcctgcacccacagccctgctcagcttaAAAACACCTCCAAGGTTTAACCATGGCTCTATTACCTGTTCCTCTGCAGTTCTGCCCTACAGATTTAGAGGTGACCGTGTCCCCCAGGTCCCTCCCAGTCTGACAGACCTTTTCCACCGAGTTTCTCAGACTGGaaagcaggcagagctctggtgTTTGCCCCATAAATCCTGTGAGATGGCTGGTGAGGAAGAACTCACAGGCCTCCCCTGGGTGTTGCGACCCACCTCGTGTCCCTGACCTGGTCTTGGCCCttggtggctgctgtgggaccaGGCTGTTCTCTGTGGGGTCTGCTGGCACCCCAGCATCACTGAGGCTGCAGCCttttctccctcagctcctgctgcctgtttGTGCCCGCTGTCCCTGCGGCCCCTAAAAGCTTGGAAAATTCTGTGGGTGacataagaaaggaaaaaatgtaattcctCCACCAAGAGGGCAAAGCAGTGTCCCTCAAACCCCTCGattctgtgccaggagcagggagatccCGTGAGTACAGGGCTGCTTCATGTGTTCCCTGGTTGTTTTGATGAATAAGGTAGGTggaaaaatctgatttcaagGTGGTGCATAAAGATCACGAtgctttttatttgcctttttgctCTAAATTTCTGGTCAAGACAGGTAAATGCGTCTGCATCTGGGAatgcttctctttctttgaTGCTTTAACTGTTTCTCATTAGAAAATAGAATTTCTGctgcacaaaaaaacccagcttccTGAAACTTATAAATCCCTAAAATGCTATAGAAGTCAAAACTCtgggtttttatttctccatcGACATACAGATTTTATTCAGTCATCAATGATTCTGAATCATGTTTTTGTTATGTTTCAACATAATCAAAATAATCTTAATATTTTACATGGCAGAACAcacaagaggaaacaaaacaggCAGATGAATTGTTTTGACACTTCTTCCTCTCAAATTCTCCCTAAAATCGACACCTTCTGTGACAATACTTTGATTTTGGCAaaactgcctgtgctgctgggaagatTGCACCATCTAAGGACTTTTTGACCAGGTCTAATTAGTAGCGTGGGTAGTGGGGCTACAAAGCACTTTGGCAGAATCACAGCAGTGGTGATTTGACAAGATCTAATTTTCCCTCCGGGAGACTCTTTGGGGAATAAATCTTCTCTTCAGTGACTAATTACCTGTTTGAAGAAGGAGAGCCCCATGGGTGAGGTGCTGAAGGTGAATTAAACTGCCTTCCTTAGGCCATTAACAACCTGCAAAGGGAGAAACTTTAGCAGgtaaaaaagcaaggaaaagttttgcatggaaaaatcattggcttttcttttttgtagcTTTCATACCACAGGAGAACAACAGTCTAAAGctgtttttctccccttctctctccttgGTCCTCACTTCTCAAAATGCAAGCCTCCCTCCTCACTCCCCAGGGTGCTTCTGCCCCCCCTCACCCAGGAGcacccctccagccctgctgtctcATCCACAGGTGGaaccctctcctgctctgctgatcATGGTCAACAAGACCTTAAACTACTGGGGTCCCAGTTTTGAGGAGGACGTTATCAACATCAACGTGGGCGGTCTGAGGCGGCGGCTCAGCTCCAGTGCGCTCTCCAAGTTCCCCGACACGCGCCTGGGCCGGCTGCTCTCCTGCGACTCGGAGGAgtccatcctgcagctctgcgATGACTACGACGTGAGCGCCAGGGAGTTCTACTTCGACAGAAACCCCGGCTTCTTCCTCTACGTCCTCCATTTCTACCAGACAGGCAAGCTGCACGTCATGGAGGAGCTGTGCGTCTTCTCCTTCTGCCAGGAGATCGAGTACTGGGGCATCAACGAATTCTTCCTGGACTCCTGCTGCAGCTACCGCTACCACGAGCGCAAGCTGGAGAGCCGGCACCACAACTGGGATGAGGAGAGCGAGGTGAGCAGTGTGGACACGTCCCCTGATGAGATCTCTGACATCAACCACGACCTGCTGCGCTACAGCACCCTGCGCTGCGGCAATCTGCGCAAGCGCCTCTGGCTCACCATGGAGAACCCCGGCTACTCCATCCCCAGCAAGCTCTTCAGCTTCGTGTCCATCAGCGTGGTGCTGGTGTCCATAGCCACCATGTGCATCCACAGCATGCCCGAGTACCAGGAGGTGGATGAGAATGGCAACGTGCTCGATGAACCCATCCTGCACAAGCTGGAGTATTTCTGCATCTCCTGGTTCACCTTTGAAGTATCCTCCCGCCTCCTGCTCTCACCCAACCCCAGGAAGTTCTTCAAGCACCCACTGAACCTGATTGACATTGTCTCAGTGTTGCCCTTCTACTTCACCCTCCTGGTGGATGTGACCATGGGCAGTGACTCGGAGCTGGGCAACCTGGGCAAGGTGGTGCAGGTGTTTCGGCTCATGAGGATATTCCGGGTGCTGAAGCTGGCTCGGCACTCCACTGGACTGAGGTCACTGGGGGCCACCTTGAAGGTAAACTGGCTCTCTATCTCCTTACCTACTCCTTTAGTCTAGTGCCTAGTGGGGCTGAGAGTGACCTGCTGAGCAGGTAGCAggccagccagcagctgctgggtctGCCAGCACCAGTGTGtgtggctcagggctgctcctgtccccattCTGGGAAATGGGGAACTCTCCTAAGGGCATGCTGCCAGCTGACCAGAGGCCACTGTCCAACCCCTGGTGTCTGCTCATTTAGGGAAACAGAAATTCTGGTCCAGCTGAGTTGATACTTGAATGCTTCAGGATACAGTGAGGTTGGGACTGGCACAAAGCAAtgccagaaagaaaagcaatgggTGAGTTACATGGCTTGAGACaaccagccccaggcagggtctatgccctcagcagagcctgggtttccagcagctgcccctcagTGTGATGGAAAACTTGGcatgcagagctgggggaagctgGTCCCAGGACCATGTGGTCCTCAGGAGAAAGGTCTGGAGGAAATGCTGACCAAGTGGAGGACCAGGATTCAGGTATACCTACAAGTGGCATTCCTGCAGGTCTGGTGAGAGGGTCCACATCGCTCATAACATGCCCCAAGGCTGTGTTTCTCCAGACCCCcacccacagcacccctgcTCTCTTCAGACAGACCCAAGGGCAACTTGAAATCTGTCATGCAATTGTCACTatcctggtgctgcagccagacCTCCATCACTGCAGTTCAGTGGTGAAGCAGGAGAGCTTCCACACCCAGTGTGGTTCTGCTCACCCCCACCATCTCTCCCCTCCATGCTCCTTCTGCTGAGGGCCATGTTCCTGAA is from Serinus canaria isolate serCan28SL12 chromosome 20, serCan2020, whole genome shotgun sequence and encodes:
- the KCNS1 gene encoding potassium voltage-gated channel subfamily S member 1, producing the protein MVNKTLNYWGPSFEEDVININVGGLRRRLSSSALSKFPDTRLGRLLSCDSEESILQLCDDYDVSAREFYFDRNPGFFLYVLHFYQTGKLHVMEELCVFSFCQEIEYWGINEFFLDSCCSYRYHERKLESRHHNWDEESEVSSVDTSPDEISDINHDLLRYSTLRCGNLRKRLWLTMENPGYSIPSKLFSFVSISVVLVSIATMCIHSMPEYQEVDENGNVLDEPILHKLEYFCISWFTFEVSSRLLLSPNPRKFFKHPLNLIDIVSVLPFYFTLLVDVTMGSDSELGNLGKVVQVFRLMRIFRVLKLARHSTGLRSLGATLKHSYREVGILLLYLAVGVSVFSGVAYTAEKEEDVGFDTIPACWWWGTVSMTTVGYGDVVPVTVAGKLAASGCILGGILVVALPITIIFNKFSHFYRKQKALEAAVRNSGKKEPEEGGSTSSRDRDSEALSETSLDRGSPDRRGLTPGAHPSP